GGTTATGGAGAGTGGGAGAATCGGACCAGATCTTGTGACTTTCAATACAATGATAAAAGGTTATTGCAAGGCAGGGAAAAAGCAGAAAGCAATGGAGAAGTTGGCGGCTATGGAGGCAAGAAATATGGAACCTGACAAGGTTACGTATATGACACTGATGCAGGCTTGTTATGCAGAGGGGGATATTGATACTTGTTTAAGTCTTTATCATGAAATGGAGGAGAAAGGACTTGAAACCCCACCTCATGCATACAGTTTAGTCATTGGAGGGCTTTGTAAAGAGGGGAAGTGCTTGGAAGGGTATGCTATGTTTGAGAAAATGATTGGGAGGGGTTGTAGAGCGAATGTGGCAATTTATACGGCTTTAATTGATTCTAATGCAAAAATAGGTAACATGGGAGAGGCAATAATGCTCTTTGAGAGGATGAAAAGGGAAGGTTTGACACCAGATGCGGTTACTTATGGAGTTATTGTCAATGGCTTATGTAGGAAAGGGAGATTGGAGGAAGCCATGGAGTATTTCGAATTTTGTAGAGGTATTGGGTTGGCAGTTAATGCAATGTTTTATTCTAGTCTGATTGATGGCCTGGGAAAGGCTGGGAGGGTGGATGAAGCCGGGAAACTTTTCGATGAGATGGTCGAAAAGGGATGCCCACCTGATTCATATTGCTACAATGCCCTCATTGATGCACTCACCAAGTGTGGGAAAATTGAAGAAGCATTGGCACTCTTTAACAGAATGGAAGATGAAGGCTGTGATCAAACTGTTTATACATACACAATAGTCATCAGTGGATTGTTTAGGGAACATAGGAATGAAGAGGCCCTGAAGGTGTGGGACATGATGATCAATAAGGGTATCACACCAACAGCAGCTTCATTTAGGGCTCTTTCCATTGGACTTTGCCTATCCGGCAAAGTAGACAGGGCTTTAAAGATATTGGATGAGCTAGCACCTATGGGTGTTATGCCAGAGACAGCTTTTGAAGATATGATCAATGTGTTGTGCAAAGCAGGCCGCGTCAAGGAGGCTTGTATGTTGGCTGATAGGATTGTTCGCCGGGGTAGAGAAATACCTGGAAGGGTTCGAACGATTCTACTCAATGCATTGAGGAAGGCAGGCAATGTAGATTTGGCCTTAAAGCTGATGCATAGTAAGATTGGTATTGGGTATAACAGAATGGGTAGCATTAAAAGGCGGGTGAAATTCCGGGTTCTTATTGAAAAATGAGTCTTCACCACCATTTAGGTCCTTTGCTGTTATCGTGGGCACCACCGGCCCATCGATCGTAGCTGTGAAACAGAGGTGGTGGCATCAGATGCTTACTTTGTAAATATGAAGAGCTGTCAACTTGTCTCAACCCACATTAGTTCTACTAAATGGTTATTTGGCTTAACAATGTGGCAGCGAGTCTAGTGAATTGTTTGAAGTTGTGAAGACTACCCCAAATCATCTCAGCGGGCCGATGTGGCACTTACTGTACTCTTGCAGTCAGGTTTCAGATACGAGTTTGGAAATCTGGGTGTTGGAACATGAGAAGTTAGATTCAGAAGGCATGTGGTGGTAGAATTTTAATGACCTTGGTTTGAAGGAAAGTGAAGCAAAACCAATTTTTTGAATGACATTTGAGAAAGAAGAGTTGGCGAAAAGGTTCAAACACTGTTTTGGGTGTTTGATGGCGATTGTACAGAACTGTGATCAGTCAAATATTGCAAAGCCCCGATATCTATTATCGGTCCGAAGCGGGTCATAACGGCATTTCGGTCGACCCGGCTTCATAATATTTGGTTCTGTGATTGTGATTTTGTTGTCAGCTATGGTTCTAAGTTATAATTGATTATTCGGTTCTGTAAATTATATGATTTGATTTGTTGTCAGCAATGCTTCTGTTGTTCAATCTTTTTCACGGCTAATGGATGATGATAGATTGGATCGGTGTATTCGCTGTCAATCCAAATTTTATTTGTCAAAAAGCCCAAAACTTGGCCCGTCTCAGCCTGCACAGAGGAGAGAGGAGACAGTGTTGAACTTTAGATCCACGGAGGCCCAGGAGATGGGGGTTCTCCGCGCTGCTACGCCAATATAACTAGTCTACGAAGCCCAAGGTGTCGCAATTAATGGATCGAGGCCTCAATTGGGCTTTGAAATTCAGGGCTTGAATTTATTTCCCATCCCTTGTTTCAGTTGTTTGTCAATGACCGGAATCTAACGGTTATCTTTTAGTTTTtgaagacaattttttttttttttaaagaaaaagatgaaTATTGTCAACCTACGTCGCAAATCCTCCTTGGACATGATCATAAGAGTACTCATCCGTCGGGAAATACTCAATTTGAGTAACTATTGTTCAAAGTGAGTCTGTCTCCACAACCCCAAACAAGATATCAACTGTCAATGAGTCATCCACAAATTTGTGTCAGGCACAAAATTCTTCCAATGCAAACGAAATACGTTCGTTACATTTACTTCATTGCCTGTGCAAATGCATAACCCCCAACCAAGTTTGGGCCTTTCACCGAACCTTCCCCTAATTTTTCCACACATTCTCAGAGTCCAAGGTCAAGCCTTTGATATTGATATTCTCATAGCCGCAAATATTTGATCCAGCTGTGAGTTGTAGGTGGTCCCTCGCCCTCCTTGATGATCTGTTTTGGTCGTTCACCAAGACCAAAATCTGCTTTTTCCAGCTACAAATCACATTGATTTGGCAACTTGGTTTGTCTTTATTGCATAGTTGAATGAATCCAGACTTAATATTCTTTGAGTAACTATTGCAATTAGAAAGCTCCTTCAGAATGAATTCTTTTGTTCCCTTTGAAATGCAGCCAACCTACCTAATTAAGTAGAAACGAATTAAAAGGGGAGTTATTAGCTGTAAATAGCCACCGAGAGTTCAGATTTGAGCCCTAGCGTAACAACCATACACACAAAGGCAAAGGGTCCACTAATGTTTGGTTCTCCCGGCCAGATTTGGGGTTCTACAATTGCTTAATAATTGTGAAGGCTAAAATTTTTAATCTAACGATCAAACTAAATGAAGTATCacattttctttgcttttatCTTAATAATGTCACATCATTCTCTCACATCACACATATCTTTTGgctttattaaaaattaataaatgacTTCGCATCGTGTAAGTTCAATGGCGGATTCACTATTATAACAGTGGGAAGTTGTGCCCCTAGTGAAAttataaataaacaaacataatcGTATTGGGTAGCtggttaagaaaaaaaaagtacaaggC
This genomic stretch from Tripterygium wilfordii isolate XIE 37 chromosome 22, ASM1340144v1, whole genome shotgun sequence harbors:
- the LOC119992013 gene encoding pentatricopeptide repeat-containing protein At1g03560, mitochondrial; protein product: MRRILLGKPVPLLAVLLRRQPRRPHNNGGSAPGIIQPGSTTCPTSNRRWVFTATSIPPPEWIEPFIDLSDIASIPQNPKPSPWVQQIINLLDGSLDMEANLSSFCRKFLIKLSPNFVAFVFKSLEKPDIAMRFFVWAGKQKNYSHTLACYVSLIDVLSVYGNLEKVKFVFTDLREKGFLMSVSASNSLIKSFGSLGMVEELLWVWRQMKENGIEPSLFTYNFLLNGLVSSMFIESAERVFEVMESGRIGPDLVTFNTMIKGYCKAGKKQKAMEKLAAMEARNMEPDKVTYMTLMQACYAEGDIDTCLSLYHEMEEKGLETPPHAYSLVIGGLCKEGKCLEGYAMFEKMIGRGCRANVAIYTALIDSNAKIGNMGEAIMLFERMKREGLTPDAVTYGVIVNGLCRKGRLEEAMEYFEFCRGIGLAVNAMFYSSLIDGLGKAGRVDEAGKLFDEMVEKGCPPDSYCYNALIDALTKCGKIEEALALFNRMEDEGCDQTVYTYTIVISGLFREHRNEEALKVWDMMINKGITPTAASFRALSIGLCLSGKVDRALKILDELAPMGVMPETAFEDMINVLCKAGRVKEACMLADRIVRRGREIPGRVRTILLNALRKAGNVDLALKLMHSKIGIGYNRMGSIKRRVKFRVLIEK